From the Gemmatimonas sp. UBA7669 genome, one window contains:
- a CDS encoding replication initiator protein A, whose amino-acid sequence MSLAARRRPAVRGVVLDRSLEELPLFRLSDSADDAPVSFTTENGGRWRVIPAPGDRLPGTFDQDVYVETLHRYHEAGSPADGAVTFTLHAFLRSMGRRADGRTYEQLRAALTRLERTTLESNEGAYWSAQSGSADLSFTVLSTVSVQRRRVADREQLHLFGNLAAGEPGDARVTLSATLRANLAARHTVTLSASRYSALTSPVARRLYRMLEVARADGRLSWRLPLERLAEQLPLTQRYPSHLQRVLQPAHEMLLSAGLVRDIAIRQYDKAWHVDYVIGSRPKDES is encoded by the coding sequence ATGAGCCTCGCCGCCCGCCGACGCCCTGCCGTTCGCGGTGTAGTCCTCGATCGCTCCCTCGAGGAACTGCCCCTCTTCCGGCTCAGCGACTCCGCCGACGACGCCCCCGTGTCGTTCACCACCGAGAACGGGGGGCGCTGGCGCGTCATCCCCGCGCCCGGCGATCGCCTGCCCGGTACTTTCGACCAGGACGTCTACGTCGAAACCCTGCACCGCTACCACGAAGCGGGCAGTCCGGCCGATGGCGCGGTGACCTTTACGCTGCACGCCTTCCTGCGGTCCATGGGGCGACGGGCCGATGGGCGCACCTACGAACAGCTGCGCGCGGCCCTCACTCGCCTCGAGCGCACCACCCTCGAAAGCAATGAGGGCGCCTACTGGTCGGCACAGTCCGGCTCGGCCGACCTTAGCTTCACCGTGCTCAGCACCGTGAGCGTACAACGCCGCCGTGTGGCCGATCGCGAGCAGCTGCACCTCTTCGGCAATCTGGCCGCTGGCGAGCCTGGCGACGCCCGCGTGACCCTCTCGGCCACCCTGCGCGCCAATCTGGCCGCGCGGCACACCGTCACCCTGTCAGCGTCCCGCTATTCGGCCCTCACGAGCCCGGTGGCCCGTCGGCTCTACCGCATGCTCGAAGTGGCCCGGGCCGACGGACGCCTGTCCTGGCGCCTGCCCCTCGAACGGCTGGCCGAGCAGTTGCCGCTCACCCAGCGATACCCCAGCCACCTGCAGCGCGTCCTTCAACCAGCGCACGAGATGCTCCTCAGCGCCGGTCTGGTACGGGACATCGCCATTCGGCAGTACGACAAGGCCTGGCACGTGGACTACGTGATCGGCTCCCGCCCCAAGGACGAAAGCTGA